The Flavobacterium sp. 140616W15 sequence CTACATCAACAGAAAAAAAGAAAGTCAATTGTCTCTTTTTATTATTGGAATGGATAAATTTCCTTTTTTCGAAATTGTAGATAAAAAATTAAAAGAGGTATACTCGGATTTTGATTCTCTAAGTGTAGATTATAAAAATTATTATTTTATAAAAATGCTATTGGCTTCGGATTATTTTGACTTTGCAAATAAGCCAAAAGCAGTTTTACAATTTCATCAATATAAAACACATATTGCAAATCCCATAGAAGAGCATTTGCACGAATGTGCTCATTATGGTAGCTCAAATTCTGTGTCAAATTTACATTTTACAGTCTCAGAAATACATCAAAGTCAATTTGAAGAATGTGTTGATGCAGTTAAAGAAAAATTAGAGGAAGAGTCAGGAACAAAAATAAATATTAGTTATTCTTATCAAAATAAAAGTACAGATTCAATTACTGTTAATTTAGATAATAAACCAGTTAGGACTGAAGAAGGGAAATTGATCTTTAGACCAGGTGGACATGGTGCCTTAATTGAAAATTTAAATAATCTTGATGCAGATATTATTTTTATTAAGAATATCGACAACGTAATTCAAAATCATATTGAGGAAATTTCTTTGTATAAAAAAGGATTAGCAGGCATATTAATAGAATTGCAGAGTAAGATTTTTGGTTACTTGAAGGAAATCGAAAATCAGAAAATTACAGCAGATAAGATAGTTGAGGTTATGCTATTTTTAAAGGAAAATCTTAATTTAGAAATAGATTTTGAAGATCTAACTTTAGAGAGTAAAATAGATAAAATAAAAGAAGCATTAGATAGACCAATTCGCGTATGTGGAATGGTTAAGAATGAAGGAGAACCAGGAGGAGGACCATTTTGGGTTCAGGATGAAGAAGGAGTAGTATCGCTTCAAATTGTTGAAACATCTCAAGTGGATTTAACAGATAAAAATCAAATTGCAATTCTAGCTAATGCAACTCATTTTAATCCAGTTGATTTGGTTTGTGGAACGAAAAATTATAAAAACGAAAAATTTGATTTAAAGCAATTTGTTAATAAAAAATCAGGTTTTATTGTAGAGAAAAGTATAGGTACAAATACTGTAAAAGGATATGAATTACCAGGGTTATGGAACGGAGCAATGGCAAATTGGCTAACCGTTTTTGTAGCGGTTCCAATAATTACTTTTAACCCTGTGAAAACAGTGAATGACTTACTAAAACCAGCACACCAACCACAATAATGGAAATAGGAAAAATTGTTACAGAACTATCTTATAAGGCAGTTCGCAGTAGTGGTGCGGGTGGTCAGAATGTGAATAAAGTGTCCTCAAAGGTAGTTTTGACTTTTGATTTAAGAAATTCACAAGCATTATCAGACGAAGAAAAGACACTTTTAGAAATAAAACTGGCGACAAGACTGACATTAGATGTAATTTTAATTTTAACCTGCGATGAGGATAGAAGTCAATTAAAAAATAAAAGTATTGTAACAA is a genomic window containing:
- a CDS encoding DUF4301 family protein gives rise to the protein MEENLKQQDTRILKFALFGPESTGKTTLAKQLASYYETEWVPEFARDYLQEKWEENQHICVEEDMMPIAYGQTKLENDKLALANKFLFCDTNLMVTKVFSEMYYDYCNPLLNEAALEHEYDLFFLTDIDVPWEKDDIRDSPKERESVFSVFKETLIETKKPYITLSGNKKLRLAKAVEIINNLVLAKELGFSSADFVQIYEYGISFEKIKEQLQIFKNGINKSNLISPATVSNGILSLSEADFEVKATLFDASKSKLKLKKFVPASGAASRMFKFLNTFLNDFNIEKESINAYINRKKESQLSLFIIGMDKFPFFEIVDKKLKEVYSDFDSLSVDYKNYYFIKMLLASDYFDFANKPKAVLQFHQYKTHIANPIEEHLHECAHYGSSNSVSNLHFTVSEIHQSQFEECVDAVKEKLEEESGTKINISYSYQNKSTDSITVNLDNKPVRTEEGKLIFRPGGHGALIENLNNLDADIIFIKNIDNVIQNHIEEISLYKKGLAGILIELQSKIFGYLKEIENQKITADKIVEVMLFLKENLNLEIDFEDLTLESKIDKIKEALDRPIRVCGMVKNEGEPGGGPFWVQDEEGVVSLQIVETSQVDLTDKNQIAILANATHFNPVDLVCGTKNYKNEKFDLKQFVNKKSGFIVEKSIGTNTVKGYELPGLWNGAMANWLTVFVAVPIITFNPVKTVNDLLKPAHQPQ
- the arfB gene encoding alternative ribosome rescue aminoacyl-tRNA hydrolase ArfB; the protein is MEIGKIVTELSYKAVRSSGAGGQNVNKVSSKVVLTFDLRNSQALSDEEKTLLEIKLATRLTLDVILILTCDEDRSQLKNKSIVTKRFLELIKNALIIQKPRKATKIPKSVIRKRIKDKKNVSEIKQSRKKPKLD